The following are encoded in a window of Salinibacter ruber DSM 13855 genomic DNA:
- a CDS encoding thymidine kinase, with translation MSALEPHIVDRDRTTGWMEVICGSMFSGKTEELIRRLRRARIARQHTRVFKPALDERYSEDEVVSHNENSVTTTPVEAPPQIQELVQEADVVGIDEAQFFDDDLVPTCQALAEDGHRVIVVGLDTDYRAEPFDPMPQLMAVAEHVTKLHAVCVVCGAPANHSQRIVPGEDRVLVGATEAYEPRCRACFEPEPVTVTRPRPHTEALRAVATDDADASTNEADPEAADAASADGTAA, from the coding sequence ATGTCCGCCCTGGAGCCCCACATCGTGGACCGCGACCGCACCACCGGCTGGATGGAGGTCATCTGCGGGTCGATGTTCAGCGGCAAGACGGAGGAGCTGATTCGTCGGCTGCGCCGGGCCCGCATTGCTCGTCAGCACACCCGCGTCTTCAAGCCGGCCCTCGACGAGCGCTACAGCGAAGACGAGGTGGTGTCCCACAACGAGAATTCCGTGACCACCACGCCGGTGGAGGCGCCCCCGCAGATTCAAGAGCTGGTGCAGGAGGCGGACGTCGTGGGCATCGACGAGGCGCAGTTCTTCGACGACGACCTCGTGCCGACGTGTCAGGCGCTGGCCGAAGACGGGCACCGTGTGATCGTGGTGGGGCTCGACACGGACTACCGCGCGGAGCCGTTTGACCCGATGCCCCAGCTCATGGCGGTGGCCGAGCACGTGACCAAGCTACACGCCGTCTGCGTGGTCTGTGGGGCGCCGGCCAACCACTCCCAGCGCATCGTGCCGGGCGAGGACCGGGTGCTGGTCGGGGCCACGGAGGCCTACGAGCCGCGGTGCCGGGCGTGCTTCGAGCCGGAGCCCGTTACGGTGACGCGGCCCCGCCCCCACACCGAAGCGCTGCGGGCGGTCGCCACCGACGATGCGGACGCGTCGACGAA
- a CDS encoding trimeric intracellular cation channel family protein has product MPVSPGTVLYVLDLFGTAVFAVSGALAAGRRRMDLFGALVIAAVTAVGGGTIRDLILDRHPVFWIQDLRYLAVIAGAGGLTFAYTSVFRPPRQSLEVADAFGLAVFSVVGARVALGVGAPPVVVVIMSAVTATVGGMVRDVLCDETPLILREEIYATAALSGGVLYLGLRAAALPEAAVAGLTIVAVSAVRLAALRWGVHLPSFRVEEAG; this is encoded by the coding sequence ATGCCCGTTTCCCCCGGCACCGTTCTGTACGTCCTGGACCTATTCGGCACGGCGGTCTTTGCGGTGTCCGGGGCGCTGGCGGCCGGCCGGCGCCGGATGGACCTGTTTGGGGCCCTTGTGATCGCGGCGGTGACGGCCGTCGGGGGCGGCACGATTCGCGACTTGATCCTGGACCGACATCCGGTTTTCTGGATTCAGGACCTGCGGTACCTCGCGGTGATCGCGGGGGCGGGCGGCCTCACCTTCGCCTACACGTCGGTCTTCCGGCCCCCCCGGCAGTCGCTGGAGGTGGCCGACGCGTTTGGGCTGGCGGTGTTCTCGGTGGTGGGGGCCCGTGTTGCGCTCGGGGTGGGCGCCCCGCCGGTCGTGGTCGTGATTATGAGCGCCGTCACGGCCACGGTGGGGGGAATGGTGCGGGACGTGCTCTGCGACGAAACCCCTCTCATTCTGCGGGAGGAGATCTACGCGACGGCGGCCCTGTCCGGGGGCGTGCTCTATCTGGGCCTGCGGGCCGCGGCCCTTCCGGAGGCGGCGGTGGCGGGCCTCACGATCGTCGCGGTGTCGGCCGTGCGCCTGGCCGCGCTGCGGTGGGGCGTGCACCTTCCTTCGTTCCGGGTGGAAGAGGCCGGGTAG
- a CDS encoding MFS transporter — translation MTLWSRQGAVLGTCTLAFFATMAARLVISPVVPSISDAFAVPNGAIGLALTGMWLGYALSQFPSGLLADRYGERGIILVAVGGTAVASTLLAFASSYAMFLVGTAVLGTVAGLHYSVATSLLTRTTDQIGTAIGIHTAGAPVAGVLAPMAAGAVGAWMGWRWAVALGTVFAAPVVGLVVYVVRARPPVRPDESVWGRFKIGPLAELLRRPPIARTVILSAVGMFVWQATASFLPTFFVAYHGYSEATAGVLFSGYFLMQGVTQPGLGALSDRIGRDAAASLAIGIGIVGYGLLVGGTGLGMAIVSVVCAGFSMGWGAALMPKFMDHLDDHERSAGFGLVRTVYMVLGASGSVVTGFVADVFGWGVAFVVLVLLLVGMLGALVQSTWRNQTERRAHAAP, via the coding sequence GTGACACTTTGGTCACGCCAGGGGGCCGTCCTCGGGACGTGTACCCTGGCCTTTTTCGCAACGATGGCCGCGCGACTCGTCATTAGTCCGGTCGTCCCCTCCATCAGCGACGCGTTTGCCGTGCCCAACGGCGCGATCGGGCTGGCCCTGACCGGCATGTGGCTGGGGTATGCCCTCTCTCAATTTCCGAGCGGGCTGCTGGCCGACCGCTACGGGGAGCGGGGCATCATTCTGGTGGCGGTGGGGGGCACCGCGGTCGCGAGCACGCTTCTGGCCTTCGCCTCGTCCTACGCGATGTTCCTGGTGGGAACGGCCGTGCTGGGAACCGTGGCGGGGCTGCACTACAGCGTGGCCACGTCGCTTCTGACGCGTACCACCGACCAGATCGGCACGGCCATCGGCATTCACACGGCGGGGGCGCCGGTGGCGGGGGTGTTGGCGCCGATGGCCGCCGGGGCCGTTGGCGCGTGGATGGGCTGGCGCTGGGCCGTCGCCCTGGGGACGGTGTTTGCCGCTCCGGTCGTGGGCCTCGTGGTCTACGTCGTGCGGGCACGGCCGCCGGTGCGGCCCGACGAGTCGGTGTGGGGGCGATTCAAAATCGGGCCCCTGGCCGAGCTTCTTCGCCGTCCGCCGATCGCCCGCACGGTGATCCTCTCGGCCGTCGGAATGTTCGTGTGGCAGGCCACGGCGTCGTTCCTGCCGACGTTCTTCGTGGCGTACCACGGCTACTCGGAGGCAACCGCCGGGGTGCTCTTCTCGGGGTATTTTCTGATGCAGGGCGTCACCCAGCCCGGCCTCGGGGCGTTGTCGGACCGCATTGGGCGGGACGCGGCCGCCAGTCTCGCCATCGGGATCGGCATCGTAGGGTACGGGCTTCTGGTGGGGGGAACGGGCCTGGGCATGGCCATCGTATCGGTGGTGTGTGCCGGCTTCTCGATGGGATGGGGGGCGGCCCTCATGCCGAAGTTCATGGACCACCTGGACGACCACGAGCGCAGTGCAGGGTTTGGGCTCGTCCGGACCGTCTACATGGTGCTGGGGGCGAGTGGCAGCGTCGTGACGGGGTTCGTGGCCGACGTGTTTGGGTGGGGCGTCGCGTTTGTCGTCCTCGTGCTGCTGCTGGTGGGCATGCTGGGGGCGTTGGTCCAGTCCACATGGCGAAACCAGACGGAGCGGCGGGCCCACGCTGCTCCCTGA
- a CDS encoding MarC family protein — MTIFSAALLLFLVMDPFGNVPVFLSVLRPVKQERRRWVIARELLIALGFLVVFLFGGQYLLAAIGISESSVTVAGGIILFLIALRMVFPSPGGVFAEDAEQASDAPILVPLAVPLVAGPSALASVLFIMSKDPTRWLEWLAALVGAWAATGVVLLLAPNLSRLLGDRGLVATERLMGMVLTAIASKMVLGGVAEFFGI, encoded by the coding sequence ATGACGATATTTTCGGCCGCCCTCTTGCTCTTCCTGGTCATGGATCCGTTTGGCAACGTTCCGGTGTTCCTCTCGGTCTTGCGTCCAGTGAAGCAGGAGCGTCGGCGGTGGGTCATCGCCCGGGAGCTGCTGATCGCCCTGGGGTTTTTGGTGGTCTTCCTGTTCGGCGGCCAGTACCTGCTTGCGGCCATCGGCATCTCGGAGTCGTCCGTGACGGTAGCGGGGGGCATCATCCTGTTTCTGATTGCCCTCCGCATGGTGTTTCCGTCGCCCGGTGGCGTGTTTGCGGAGGATGCGGAGCAGGCAAGTGACGCCCCGATCCTCGTGCCGCTCGCCGTGCCGCTCGTGGCGGGCCCGTCGGCCCTGGCGTCGGTGCTGTTCATCATGAGCAAGGACCCGACGCGCTGGCTGGAGTGGCTGGCTGCGCTCGTCGGGGCGTGGGCGGCCACCGGCGTCGTTCTGCTTCTGGCCCCCAACCTGTCGCGCCTCCTTGGGGACCGCGGGCTGGTGGCCACGGAGCGGCTCATGGGGATGGTGCTCACCGCGATCGCGTCGAAAATGGTACTGGGCGGCGTCGCGGAGTTCTTCGGCATCTAG